The genomic DNA CCCCTGATCTTTATCATCAAAAAAGAGGTTTGTGCATCCTTTTTTCACAGTAAAAGGTCAATTTTCCTTTAAAACCATAGATTCAAAATTCTTAGACAGTGATTTAAGTCCCGGAATTTTATCTCTATAGCTTTGGAAAAATTCATAGGCTTCTGATTGCATGCCTGAAGCTTTTGCAGTATCGATAAGATTAAGATAGGTGTCGTGTTCAACAGGGTTAAGCTTAATAGATTCACAGAAACAATTGTATGCCTCTTTATAACGTTTTTGATAGTAATGGATAATTCCCAGGCCACAGAAAGCCTCTGCATTTGGCCCCTCTTTTTCTAAACTCCGGGAGAATTTATCAAGAGCCATGTTTAAGTTCCCACTATTGAGCTCATTACGAGCCTCCTCACAAAGAGCGTTATGTGTTCCTATCTTAAGGGCCCGTGGAGTGTAATAGATATCTTCACCGAACTTTATGATACTTTCATAGATAATCTTTATCTCAGGAGAAATACTTCCCTGTTTTACCGCTTTTTGGAAATAGGGAATTACCAGCCGTACCTTTTTAAGTTTAAGAGCGGCATCGAAGAGATTTAAGAGCGCATCACTGTAACCGGGATTAAGTGTTACTGAGCGCATGAACATTGTATAGGAATCCTGCCAGGCACGTCTTAACCATGCAATGATCCCCATACTATTATAAGCACGCCAGTTTTGGGGGGCATTGTTGATAATTTCTATTAAAATAGCTGCAGCTGATGAAAGATCATTGCGCACGATTGCATCTTCGGCTTTAATGTTTTCTTCTAAAAATTTTTCACTCATACCTAAAATCCGCAGTTATTGGTGAAATCATATTACTTTA from Chitinispirillales bacterium ANBcel5 includes the following:
- a CDS encoding tetratricopeptide repeat protein; this encodes MSEKFLEENIKAEDAIVRNDLSSAAAILIEIINNAPQNWRAYNSMGIIAWLRRAWQDSYTMFMRSVTLNPGYSDALLNLFDAALKLKKVRLVIPYFQKAVKQGSISPEIKIIYESIIKFGEDIYYTPRALKIGTHNALCEEARNELNSGNLNMALDKFSRSLEKEGPNAEAFCGLGIIHYYQKRYKEAYNCFCESIKLNPVEHDTYLNLIDTAKASGMQSEAYEFFQSYRDKIPGLKSLSKNFESMVLKEN